From the Erythrolamprus reginae isolate rEryReg1 chromosome Z, rEryReg1.hap1, whole genome shotgun sequence genome, one window contains:
- the LOC139153908 gene encoding olfactory receptor 10A7-like: MENQNKSTRFIILGFSGNLEMHVLLFILFLAMYVMSLLGNALICIVIRLDPSLHMPMCYFIASLSFVDICYTSVTAPKMLVNFLSEDKSISFVGCAAQLYFLLSLGTTECFLLAAMAYDRFLAICNPLRYPLIMNKQLCAFLVAGSWASGILLSLGQTTLIFSLSFCDEHWINYFFCDIPPLLKLACGDTYLNEITVFMAGLLITLIPLLLILFSYAHIINTVLKIASAKERQKVFSTCSSHIIVITLFYGSASAMYLRPRSIYVFERDKFLALLYSIVTPTLNPIIYSWRNNEVNKALKRRFALTLSPYRR; encoded by the coding sequence ATGGAAAACCAGAATAAAAGCACCAGATTTATTATTTTGGGATTTTCTGGTAATCTGGAAATGCATGTCTtgctttttatattgtttttggcCATGTATGTCATGTCATTGTTGGGGAATGCATTAATATGCATTGTCATCAGACTTGATCCTTCTCTTCACATGCCAATGTGCTATTTCATTGCCAGTCTGTCTTTTGTGGATATTTGTTATACATCTGTCACTGCTCCCAAAATGCTAGTAAACTTCCTTTCGGAGGACAAATCTATCTCCTTTGTTGGCTGTGCTGCCCAGCTATATTTCCTTCTCTCACTAGGAACTACAGAGTGCTTTCTTCTTGCAGCCATGGCTTATGATCGCTTCTTGGCCATCTGTAATCCGTTGCGCTATCCTTTAATTATGAACAAACAGCTTTGTGCCTTTCTAGTAGCTGGGTCATGGGCTAGTGGGATTTTGCTTTCACTAGGCCAGACAACTCTGatattttctttgtctttttgtGATGAACATTGGATCAACTATTTCTTTTGTGACATCCCACCACTCTTGAAGCTAGCCTGTGGAGATACCTATCTAAATGAAATCACAGTCTTTATGGCTGGGCTGCTAATCACTCTTATCCCTTTATTGCTAATCCTGTTTTCCTATGCCCACATAATCAACACTGTGCTGAAAATTGCATCTGCAAAGGAGAGGCAGAAAGTTTTTTCCACCTGCTCCTCACACATTATTGTTATCACTTTGTTCTATGGATCTGCTAGTGCAATGTACCTGAGGCCCAGATCTATCTATGTCTTTGAAAGAGATAAATTTCTAGCTCTGCTTTATTCCATTGTAACACCAACTTTGAATCCTATTATTTATAGCTGGAGAAACAACgaggtaaataaagctctcaaaAGAAGGTTTGCTTTAACATTGTCCCCTTACAGAAGATAA